A genomic window from Punica granatum isolate Tunisia-2019 chromosome 2, ASM765513v2, whole genome shotgun sequence includes:
- the LOC116193623 gene encoding S-protein homolog 2-like, with product MRYVIPLFFMMLLALAMKKGVSQDVPTTTVMLTDELEAERVDVTVHCWSPDEDFGSEKLQKHYDYIFKLQSDTKVVTCTFDWLWGLFTYDVYVPSRDRDRCTNHLCRYIITRRGLCLHNPITLLFDICEEWKELPPPKA from the coding sequence ATGAGGTATGTTATCCCGCTGTTCTTCATGATGCTTCTCGCGCTTGCTATGAAGAAGGGGGTCTCACAGGACGTGCCTACAACGACTGTTATGTTAACAGATGAATTGGAGGCGGAAAGAGTGGACGTCACAGTTCACTGCTGGTCCCCGGACGAAGACTTCGGTTCCGAGAAGCTCCAAAAACACTACGACTATATATTCAAGCTCCAATCAGATACAAAAGTGGTCACCTGTACCTTCGATTGGCTCTGGGGATTGTTCACTTACGATGTCTATGTCCCGAGTAGGGACCGGGACCGATGCACTAATCACTTATGTCGGTATATCATAACAAGGCGAGGCCTGTGCTTGCACAACCCAATAACCCTCCTCTTTGATATATGTGAGGAGTGGAAAGAGCTGCCACCCCCGAAGGCGTGA
- the LOC116196465 gene encoding uncharacterized protein LOC116196465, with the protein MLTYASRLFGTCGSSPSSASKISAARAPMASPSSVRIAVVGDVHDQWNLEEDTKALQFLKPDLVLFTGDFGNENVELVRNVAKLDFAKAVILGNHDSWKTQQFSGKRKDNIRQQLEW; encoded by the exons ATGCTGACTTACGCTTCGCGGCTCTTCGGTACCTGCGGGTCTTCTCCCTCCTCTGCTTCCAAGATCAGCGCAGCTCGTGCTCCCATGGCGTCTCCTTCCTCAGTTAGGATCGCAGTCGTCGGCGACGTT CACGACCAATGGAATCTTGAAGAAGATACTAAAGCGCTCCAGTTCTTGAAG CCAGATTTGGTGCTCTTCACAGGT GATTTTGGCAACGAGAATGTCGAACTTGTTCGAAATGTTGCAAAACTTGATTTTGCAAAAGCTGTAATATTGGGAAACCATGATTCCTGGAAAACGCAGCAATTCTCTGGAAA GAGAAAAGATAATATTCGGCAGCAGCTAGAATGGTGA